Proteins encoded within one genomic window of Arachis ipaensis cultivar K30076 chromosome B08, Araip1.1, whole genome shotgun sequence:
- the LOC107612580 gene encoding G-type lectin S-receptor-like serine/threonine-protein kinase At1g11300, with the protein MINMRATLLLLFLLCSPCTLNAFSGNDVLKAGENITGTTSFLASASKKFILGFFSPQSRPNDSYLGIWYNTSQFPGSQLTLVWVANRNRPVGSNNNGVFQIAQDGNLVVTDSSGETYWSSELGNSSSTNMTVKLMDSGNLMLLQYDQTGKTTTMY; encoded by the coding sequence ATGATTAATATGAGAGCCACCctgcttcttctcttcctcctgTGTTCTCCATGCACTTTAAATGCGTTTTCAGGAAATGATGTTTTGAAAGCTGGGGAGAACATTACTGGAACTACAAGCTTTCTTGCTTCAGCTTCAAAGAAATTCATACTAGGCTTCTTTTCTCCACAGTCAAGGCCTAATGACAGTTACCTCGGGATATGGTATAACACATCACAGTTCCCTGGATCACAACTAACACTGGTATGGGTTGCCAACAGAAACCGACCTGTAGGTTCCAATAACAATGGAGTCTTTCAAATTGCACAAGATGGAAACCTTGTAGTAACAGATTCTTCAGGGGAAACATATTGGTCCTCAGAACTTGGAAACTCCTCTTCCACAAACATGACAGTGAAACTAATGGATTCTGGGAACCTTATGCTGTTACAATATGATCAAACGGGGAAGACTACTACTATGTATTAG
- the LOC107612577 gene encoding G-type lectin S-receptor-like serine/threonine-protein kinase At4g03230, whose product MKYRTAFLSLHCLLCTFHSCLAKDFLNVGENITGTTSVLSSAKNKFVLGFFSPPGSPTRSYLGIWYNQSQYPGPQTVIWVANRDNPISNPNVGVFRIANDGRITVTDTSGSGQTCYWSSRNEASTSRNRTVKLFDSGNLVLMMVLDEAIIYQSFLHPTDTFLAGMKMDSEVKLTSWSSDDNPRTGSFTFQIAGDGDDYSYKYKYNPSYAILKNWQRYWESGKHLDSDFDAIISYMLTNFSTGTNTSDNFDNTMLVMKNTGELKLLVWDSFGHDWLVRWKAPASPCDQYNFCGHFTSCNGNNYKPCNCLPGFKRAEVSDENNGCVRRTATEESCGGGGGEGRSAFLELVKVKPGIPDGKYPAENESECKERCLQNCSHCQAYSYVEADVNGYRCWIWTQELDTVQDVEDDHLRNLFVRLDKSDIEPTTRTCEPCGINTVPYPLSTGPNCGDPSYFNFSCNRSTDQLTFITRTSTSGTTIHHKVTSMDVESKKFVIQVDPSVTYCTYETFSSDESLHIGSPFSVTNDCLDEDEIEVTWEPPHEPICTHSQNCEGWNHSTCKATRNGTRCICDVNYRWDGDSLTCKQVPSKGNSSGKTYLILGITLTSVITLACAIIFAYLCNRKRKEDKKSNKRNRGRLFDNEKDVKDLIEEEGLEEEDNEGIEVPYFDFESILEATDNFSDANKLGRGGYGPVYKGKLQNGEVVAIKRLSSISSQGLHEFKNEVVLIAKLQHRNLVRLRGYCIRGQEKILIYEYMRHKSLDSIIFDPTQSVFLNWQIRFDIIVGIARGMLYLHQDSRLRVIHRDLKTSNILLDEEMKPKISDFGLAKIVTNKDIETDTKRVVGTYGYMSPEYARDGRCSTKSDVFSFGVIILEIISGKKNTKFSQYDEYLSLLDYAWTLWTQNKLLELMDKSLGESCNANQFIRCAHIGLLCVQDDPGDRPTMSNVVTLLDSETATIKTPKQPTFFGGRRALSTTTSSSKPETTSSRPEITSIQFDSTSSILEGR is encoded by the exons ATGAAATACAGAACAGCCTTTCTCTCCCTCCATTGTTTGCTGTGCACTTTCCATTCATGTTTAGCAAAAGATTTCTTGAACGTTGGTGAAAACATAACCGGAACAACAAGTGTTCTTTCTTCAGCCAAGAACAAATTCGTACTAGGCTTCTTTTCTCCTCCTGGAAGCCCTACAAGAAGTTACCTAGGAATATGGTACAATCAATCACAGTATCCAGGACCGCAAACAGTAATATGGGTTGCCAACAGAGACAATCCTATTTCAAATCCCAACGTTGGAGTGTTTCGaattgccaatgatggaagaatcACTGTAACAGATACATCAGGTTCTGGCCAAACATGTTATTGGTCTTCAAGGAATGAAGCTTCTACGTCAAGAAACAGGACAGTGAAGCTATTCGATTCTGGGAACCTAGTGCTGATGATGGTACTTGACGAAGCCATCATCTACCAAAGCTTCCTTCACCCCACAGACACGTTTCTCGCCGGCATGAAAATGGACTCGGAGGTGAAACTAACTTCTTGGAGCAGCGATGATAATCCTAGAACTGGATCATTCACTTTTCAGATCGCCGGGGACGGTGATGACTACAGCTACAAGTACAAGTACAACCCTTCTTATGCTATCTTAAAGAATTGGCAACGCTATTGGGAGAGTGGGAAGCACTTGGATTCAGATTTCGATGCCATAATATCTTACATGCTCACCAACTTCAGCACCGGAACAAACACTTCTGACAACTTTGACAACACCATGTTGGTGATGAAGAATACCGGAGAGCTTAAGCTTCTGGTTTGGGACAGCTTCGGACACGATTGGTTGGTTCGGTGGAAGGCTCCGGCGAGCCCCTGCGACCAGTACAACTTTTGCGGCCACTTCACAAGCTGTAACGGTAATAACTACAAACCTTGTAACTGCTTACCTGGCTTCAAGAGAGCAGAAGTTAGCGATGAGAACAACGGATGTGTTAGAAGGACAGCCACAGAAGAATCATGTGGTGGCGGCGGAGGAGAAGGTAGAAGTGCTTTCTTGGAGTTAGTTAAGGTGAAACCTGGAATCCCGGATGGAAAATACCCTGCAGAGAATGAATCAGAATGCAAAGAAAGATGCCTTCAGAACTGTAGTCACTGCCAGGCGTATTCCTATGTTGAAGCTGATGTCAACGGTTACAGGTGTTGGATATGGACACAGGAATTAGATACAGTTCAAGATGTTGAAGATGATCACCTTCGTAACCTCTTCGTCCGCCTAGACAAATCAGATATAG AGCCAACTACAAGAACCTGTGAACCTTGTGGGATAAACACAGTTCCTTATCCGTTAAGCACTGGGCCAAATTGTGGTGACCCCAGTTACTTCAACTTCAGTTGTAACCGCTCAACAGATCAGCTTACATTCATTACTAGAACTTCCACGAGTGGCACTACTATCCATCATAAAGTTACTAGCATGGATGTTGAATCCAAAAAGTTCGTTATTCAAGTTGACCCCTCAGTCACTTACTGCACATATGAGACATTTAGCAGCGATGAAAGTCTCCACATTGGATCTCCATTTAGTGTGACCAATGATTGCCTTGACGAAGATGAAATAGAGGTCACTTGGGAACCGCCACATGAACCAATCTGCACTCACTCACAAAATTGTGAGGGATGGAATCATTCAACTTGCAAAGCAACAAGAAATGGAACGAGGTGCATTTGCGATGTCAATTATCGTTGGGATGGTGATTCTCTAACTTGTAAGCAAG TTCCTAGTAAAGGAAATTCAAGTGGCAAAACATATTTGATTCTTGGAATAACTCTTACAAGCGTGATTACTCTGGCATGTGCAATTATCTTTGCTTACTTATGCAACAGAAAAAGGAAGGAAG acaagaaaagcaataagagaaatCGAGGGCGCTTATTTGACAATGAAAAGGATGTGAAGGATTTGATTGAGGAGGAGGGATTAGAAGAAGAAGACAATGAAGGCATAGAGGTgccttattttgattttgaaagtaTATTAGAAGCAACAGATAACTTCTCAGATGCAAATAAGCTTGGACGTGGAGGCTATGGACCTGTCTATAAG gGTAAGCTCCAAAATGGTGAAGTTGTTGCGATAAAGAGGCTTTCAAGTATTTCATCACAAGGCTTACATGAATTTAAAAATGAAGTTGTTTTGATCGCTAAACTTCAACATCGAAATCTTGTTCGACTAAGGGGCTATTGCATTAGAGGACAAGAAAAAATTCTAATTTACGAGTATATGCGGCACAAGAGTTTAGACTCGATTATATTCG ATCCAACACAAAGTGTATTTTTGAATTGGCAAATCCGGTTCGACATCATTGTTGGAATTGCTCGAGGAATGCTGTATCTTCATCAAGATTCTAGATTGCGAGTAATCCATAGAGATTTAAAAACCAGTAATATTCTATTAGATGAGGAGATGAAAccaaaaatttcagattttggaTTGGCGAAAATAGTCACAAATAAAGATATCGAAACTGACACAAAGAGAGTAGTAGGAACTTA tGGATATATGTCACCGGAGTATGCAAGAGATGGACGTTGCTCGACCAAATCTGATGTTTTCAGTTTTGGTGTAATCATACTTGAGATTATCAGTGGAAAAAAGAATACAAAATTCTCCCAATACGACGAATATCTAAGCCTTTTGGATTAT GCTTGGACACTATGGACACAGAACAAGTTGCTGGAGTTAATGGACAAGTCTTTAGGTGAAAGTTGCAATGCGAATCAATTTATTAGATGCGCACATATTGGACTCTTGTGTGTACAAGATGATCCAGGTGATAGGCCAACCATGTCAAATGTTGTGACATTGCTTGACAGTGAGACTGCAACCATTAAAACTCCAAAACAACCAACTTTTTTTGGAGGCAGAAGAGCCCTCTCCACCACAACTTCTTCAAGTAAACCTGAAACAACTTCCAGCAGACCAGAAATAACAAGTATTCAATTTGATAGTACTAGTAGCATTCTAGAAGGTCGGTAG